In one Thioclava sp. ES.031 genomic region, the following are encoded:
- the cpaB gene encoding Flp pilus assembly protein CpaB: MRIASLLTFTAGLAVAGGSAYLARDFFEAKYKREVAAEREGLVEVLAAAQNIPFGQTIEAQKLTSISWPKEALPPGVFTDYAALLPEAGGEPRRARAEIAQGELILASKVSNYGEKVTIVQTLGPNSRAMAIEVNATSGVGGFVTPGDRVDVMMTRGKNESLKTVTILQDVRVIGVDQEADEKVKTPGVARTVTVEVSPDQGQRLALAQKAGTLSLTLRTLDEAESDPLPSIGLADILSERSSNKLEPTPVRTVTIRRGTVVTQTTIK, encoded by the coding sequence ATGCGTATCGCATCTTTGCTGACCTTCACTGCAGGACTCGCCGTGGCAGGTGGCTCGGCTTACCTGGCGCGTGATTTCTTCGAGGCGAAATACAAACGCGAAGTCGCCGCCGAGCGCGAAGGGCTCGTCGAGGTCCTCGCCGCTGCACAGAACATTCCCTTCGGCCAGACCATCGAGGCGCAGAAGCTGACGTCGATCTCCTGGCCGAAAGAGGCGCTGCCGCCGGGGGTCTTCACCGATTACGCAGCCCTCCTGCCCGAAGCGGGTGGAGAGCCGCGCCGCGCCCGCGCCGAGATCGCGCAGGGCGAGCTGATCCTCGCCTCCAAGGTCTCGAATTACGGCGAGAAGGTCACCATCGTTCAGACCCTCGGCCCGAACAGCCGCGCCATGGCGATCGAGGTCAACGCCACGAGCGGCGTCGGCGGGTTCGTGACCCCGGGCGACCGCGTCGACGTAATGATGACGCGCGGCAAGAACGAGTCGCTCAAAACCGTGACGATCCTGCAGGACGTTCGCGTCATCGGGGTCGATCAGGAAGCCGATGAGAAAGTGAAAACCCCGGGCGTGGCGCGCACCGTCACCGTCGAGGTCTCGCCCGATCAGGGCCAGCGCCTCGCGCTGGCGCAGAAGGCGGGCACGCTGAGCCTGACGCTGCGCACGCTCGACGAGGCCGAGAGCGATCCGCTGCCCTCGATCGGCTTGGCCGATATTCTCAGCGAGCGGTCCTCGAACAAGCTCGAACCCACGCCCGTGCGCACGGTGACGATCCGGCGCGGCACGGTCGTGACCCAGACGACGATCAAGTGA
- a CDS encoding TadE/TadG family type IV pilus assembly protein has translation MRWFRAYRLRAPRRIWRNDEGAQLVEFALVLPLMLILFAAIIESGRMFLAYQTVIGGVRDASRYLARITPRSICETGGSVDGQAETLAGIVGNAITGGSVLGGGITVTTVEPSLDCIEGSYRFGDAPIVEVAANVTITFPFAGLFTLITPTTLGTVTTTIADQNRVFGS, from the coding sequence ATGCGGTGGTTTCGCGCATATCGCCTCCGCGCCCCGCGCCGCATCTGGCGCAACGACGAGGGTGCGCAGCTGGTGGAATTCGCGTTGGTGCTTCCGCTGATGCTCATCCTCTTCGCGGCGATCATTGAGAGCGGGCGGATGTTTCTTGCCTATCAGACAGTGATCGGCGGCGTGCGCGATGCAAGCCGTTACCTCGCCCGGATCACTCCGCGCAGCATCTGCGAAACCGGCGGCAGCGTCGATGGTCAGGCGGAAACGCTTGCCGGGATCGTCGGCAATGCGATCACTGGCGGCAGCGTTCTGGGGGGCGGGATCACCGTCACGACGGTCGAGCCGAGCCTCGATTGTATCGAAGGCAGCTATCGTTTCGGCGATGCGCCGATCGTCGAAGTGGCGGCGAATGTCACGATCACCTTCCCCTTCGCCGGTCTCTTCACCCTCATTACACCCACGACGCTCGGCACCGTCACCACGACGATCGCCGACCAGAACCGGGTCTTTGGCTCATGA
- a CDS encoding TadE/TadG family type IV pilus assembly protein, whose amino-acid sequence MTGPLAYHARGLRRFLRDEEGATLVEFTLVFGLYLLVFFGLLDFGRLAFHYVNMQRGLQVAARLAAVRPAACAGVPEMNERGVTPKDETEPQFGTNCSAKSWVCAAPATVSCSGATTNATVAEIWPIVAPALPTGSTAANLSFSYSYDSELGFLGGPYVPMVTVELQNVSFQFATPLGALVGLVTGTANEDLDADIAFPSMSTSMPGEDLAQGAGS is encoded by the coding sequence ATGACCGGGCCGCTCGCATATCACGCGCGCGGGCTGCGCCGCTTCCTGCGCGACGAGGAGGGCGCGACCCTTGTCGAGTTCACGCTGGTCTTCGGCCTCTACCTGCTGGTGTTCTTCGGGCTTCTGGATTTCGGACGGCTGGCCTTTCACTACGTGAATATGCAGCGCGGGTTGCAGGTCGCGGCGCGGCTGGCAGCGGTGCGTCCGGCGGCATGTGCCGGCGTGCCGGAGATGAATGAGCGCGGCGTGACGCCGAAAGACGAGACCGAGCCGCAATTCGGCACGAATTGCAGCGCCAAGAGCTGGGTCTGCGCGGCGCCTGCCACGGTGAGCTGCTCGGGCGCGACGACGAATGCGACCGTGGCAGAGATCTGGCCGATCGTCGCCCCGGCGCTGCCCACGGGCTCGACCGCTGCGAACCTGTCCTTCAGCTATTCCTACGATTCCGAACTTGGATTTCTCGGCGGGCCCTATGTGCCGATGGTCACCGTCGAATTGCAGAATGTGAGCTTCCAATTCGCGACGCCGCTGGGCGCGCTGGTGGGGCTCGTGACCGGCACTGCCAATGAAGATCTTGATGCAGATATCGCCTTCCCGAGCATGAGCACGTCGATGCCGGGCGAGGACCTCGCGCAGGGCGCGGGAAGCTAA
- the mraY gene encoding phospho-N-acetylmuramoyl-pentapeptide-transferase yields MLYWLTDFSDGGGVFNLFRYITFRAGGAFFTALLVGFIFGPWLIGILRRTQGKGQPIRDDGPEGHISKAGTPTMGGILILTALLVSTLLWARLDNGYIWVVLMVTYGYAAIGFADDYAKVSKQNTKGVSSKARLALGFLLALLASLLTWYLHPSDLEGRLSIPFFKDLVLNLGYFYIPFAMIVIVGAANAVNLTDGLDGLAIMPVMIAAGTLGAIAYVVGRTDFTEYLGVQFVPGSGELVIFTAALMGGGLGFLWYNAPPAAVFMGDTGSLALGGAIGAIAVCTQHEIVLGIVGGLFVVEALSVIVQVAYFKRTGKRVFLMAPIHHHFEKKGWSEPQIVIRFWIISLILALIGLATLKIR; encoded by the coding sequence ATGTTGTATTGGCTGACCGACTTCTCCGATGGCGGGGGCGTCTTCAACCTGTTCCGCTACATCACCTTCCGCGCGGGCGGGGCCTTCTTCACGGCGCTTCTGGTGGGGTTCATCTTCGGCCCCTGGCTGATCGGTATCCTCCGGCGCACGCAAGGCAAGGGGCAGCCGATCCGCGACGACGGGCCGGAGGGGCATATCTCCAAGGCCGGGACGCCCACGATGGGCGGCATCCTGATCCTGACGGCGCTTCTGGTGTCGACGCTTCTCTGGGCGCGGCTCGACAACGGCTATATCTGGGTCGTGCTGATGGTCACTTACGGATATGCCGCAATCGGGTTCGCCGATGACTATGCCAAGGTGTCGAAGCAGAACACCAAAGGCGTCAGCAGCAAGGCGCGGCTCGCGCTCGGCTTCCTGCTCGCGCTGCTCGCGTCGCTCCTGACCTGGTATCTGCACCCGTCCGATCTGGAAGGGCGGCTGTCGATCCCGTTCTTCAAGGACCTCGTCCTCAATCTGGGCTATTTCTACATCCCCTTCGCGATGATCGTGATCGTGGGCGCGGCCAATGCGGTGAACCTGACCGACGGGCTCGACGGGCTCGCGATCATGCCGGTGATGATCGCCGCAGGCACGCTGGGCGCCATCGCCTATGTCGTGGGCCGCACCGACTTCACCGAATATCTGGGCGTGCAATTCGTGCCCGGCTCCGGCGAGCTGGTGATCTTCACCGCGGCGCTGATGGGGGGCGGTCTGGGCTTCCTGTGGTACAACGCCCCGCCGGCCGCGGTCTTCATGGGCGATACCGGCAGCCTCGCGCTTGGCGGCGCGATCGGCGCGATCGCGGTCTGCACCCAGCACGAGATCGTCCTCGGCATCGTCGGCGGCCTCTTCGTGGTCGAGGCGCTTTCGGTGATCGTGCAGGTCGCTTATTTCAAGCGCACCGGGAAACGGGTTTTCCTGATGGCCCCGATCCACCACCATTTCGAAAAGAAGGGCTGGTCGGAACCGCAGATCGTCATCCGCTTCTGGATCATCTCGCTGATCCTCGCGCTGATCGGTCTGGCGACGCTGAAAATCCGATAA
- a CDS encoding Flp family type IVb pilin — translation MKLFKLASLRRLKNDEEGVTVVEYGIALAIAVGIGAGIYGALGQGVFDQLASAETIMTGNATTATIGQ, via the coding sequence ATGAAACTGTTCAAACTCGCTTCGCTGCGCCGTCTCAAGAATGACGAAGAGGGCGTCACGGTCGTCGAATACGGCATCGCGCTGGCCATCGCTGTGGGCATCGGTGCTGGCATCTACGGGGCACTCGGACAAGGTGTATTCGATCAATTGGCGAGCGCAGAAACGATTATGACGGGCAACGCAACTACTGCCACGATCGGGCAATAA
- the murF gene encoding UDP-N-acetylmuramoyl-tripeptide--D-alanyl-D-alanine ligase produces MAVLWTSSDAAAATGGEATHPFAATGISIDTRTIHPGDLFVALKDVRDGHDFVRQALDKGAAAALVSRIPEGCSKDDPLLIVDDVLAGLEALGRAGRARARARVLAVTGSVGKTSSKEMLRAVLSAQGTVHAAEASFNNHWGVPITLARLPQDADFAVIEIGMSNPGEIAPLAKMAQPHAAMITTVAPAHLAAFDSIEGIAHEKASIFEGLIDGGIAIVPSGLEVSDILRKAAQQAGTMVSFGPEPGSDYRLIDARIAGDATVVQADHHGTSILFKVMTPGRHFANNALGVLALAEAAGCDPTIAAMDLGNWQPPAGRGQRERVYMDVVDEAESFDLFDDAFNANPASMAAALEVLAGAKPRDGVGRTAKGRRIAILGDMLELGEDEAALHAAVADHPAMAKIDLVHLAGPRMAALREALPRAKRGEWYEKADKLAERARHLIDPGDVVLVKGSKGSKVSVVVSVLKKLGQPGAAEAHKGKD; encoded by the coding sequence ATGGCAGTGCTCTGGACCTCGAGCGACGCGGCCGCCGCGACGGGTGGCGAAGCCACGCACCCCTTCGCCGCGACCGGGATTTCCATCGACACCCGGACGATCCATCCCGGCGATCTTTTCGTCGCGCTCAAGGATGTGCGCGACGGCCATGATTTCGTGCGTCAGGCCCTCGACAAGGGCGCGGCGGCGGCGCTGGTCAGCCGCATCCCCGAGGGGTGTTCGAAGGACGACCCGCTGCTGATCGTGGATGACGTGCTCGCCGGTCTCGAAGCGTTGGGACGGGCAGGGCGCGCGAGAGCGCGGGCCCGCGTGCTCGCCGTCACCGGCTCGGTCGGCAAAACGTCGAGCAAAGAGATGCTGCGCGCCGTCCTTTCCGCCCAAGGCACCGTCCACGCCGCCGAAGCCAGCTTCAACAATCACTGGGGCGTCCCTATCACGCTGGCGCGCCTGCCGCAGGATGCCGATTTCGCCGTGATCGAGATCGGCATGAGCAACCCGGGCGAGATCGCGCCGCTGGCGAAGATGGCGCAGCCCCATGCCGCGATGATCACCACCGTCGCGCCGGCCCATCTGGCCGCTTTCGACAGCATCGAGGGCATCGCGCATGAGAAAGCGTCGATCTTCGAGGGGCTCATCGACGGCGGCATCGCGATCGTGCCGTCCGGCCTTGAGGTCTCCGATATTCTGCGCAAAGCCGCCCAGCAGGCCGGAACCATGGTCAGCTTCGGTCCCGAGCCGGGCTCGGATTACCGTCTGATCGACGCCCGTATCGCGGGCGACGCGACCGTCGTTCAGGCCGATCACCACGGCACGTCGATCCTGTTCAAGGTGATGACCCCGGGGCGGCATTTCGCGAATAACGCGCTTGGCGTGCTGGCCCTGGCCGAAGCCGCGGGCTGCGATCCGACCATCGCCGCGATGGATCTGGGCAACTGGCAGCCCCCCGCCGGGCGCGGCCAGCGCGAGCGGGTCTATATGGATGTCGTGGACGAGGCCGAGAGCTTCGACCTCTTCGATGATGCGTTCAACGCGAACCCGGCCTCGATGGCGGCAGCGCTCGAGGTTCTGGCGGGCGCCAAGCCGCGCGACGGGGTGGGGCGCACAGCGAAAGGGCGCCGCATCGCGATCCTCGGCGATATGCTGGAGCTGGGCGAGGACGAAGCGGCGCTGCACGCGGCCGTCGCCGATCACCCCGCCATGGCGAAGATCGACCTCGTGCATCTCGCGGGACCGCGCATGGCGGCGCTGCGCGAAGCGCTCCCGCGCGCCAAACGCGGCGAATGGTATGAAAAGGCGGACAAGCTGGCAGAGCGCGCCCGCCACCTGATCGACCCCGGTGACGTCGTTCTGGTCAAAGGATCCAAAGGCTCCAAGGTGAGCGTCGTCGTTAGCGTATTGAAAAAACTCGGCCAGCCCGGCGCGGCCGAGGCCCATAAGGGAAAAGACTAA
- a CDS encoding CpaF family protein, with protein sequence MFRNFTDRGSKPTETEKVIPLGKPYAGSPPKDAREMAAQQVMPKPPAAEVDEDAQRRALELKSRLHDALLDRLNLSMLDKVVPEELRREVAALVSEELRDAKTPLRAEEFKTLVDELLNEVLGLGPLEPLLADPSINDILVNGCNRVFVERHGVLERTAVRFRDERHLLRIIDKIVSRVGRRIDESNPWVDARLEDGSRVNAIIRPCAIDGPSLSIRKFARQPYTMERLVETGMMTGAASRFLHGLVHARKNILISGGTGSGKTTLLNAISAAIDPRTRIVTIEDAAELQLQQEHVVRLETRASNPNGQGAVIQRDLVKNALRMRPDRIIVGEVRGSEAFDMLQAMNTGHDGSMTTVHANSARDALGRIEQMVTMIGLDMPLNAIRSQIASGLDIVVQIARMSDGRRRVLSISEITGQEGNIVMMQDIFTFRKTGTSADGVIEGEFTATGLRPRCLEDLIAAGVAVDPSDFKMRGN encoded by the coding sequence ATGTTTCGCAATTTCACGGATCGCGGGTCGAAACCGACCGAGACCGAAAAGGTGATCCCGCTCGGCAAGCCCTATGCGGGTAGCCCGCCGAAAGACGCGCGCGAGATGGCCGCACAACAGGTTATGCCCAAACCGCCCGCGGCAGAGGTCGACGAAGACGCGCAGCGTCGCGCGCTGGAACTCAAAAGCCGCCTGCATGATGCGCTTCTGGACCGGCTCAACCTGTCGATGCTCGACAAGGTCGTGCCCGAGGAGCTGCGCCGCGAAGTGGCGGCGCTGGTGAGCGAAGAGCTGCGCGACGCGAAAACCCCGCTGCGCGCGGAGGAATTCAAGACGCTGGTCGATGAGCTTCTCAACGAGGTGCTGGGGCTCGGCCCGCTGGAGCCGCTGCTGGCCGATCCGTCGATCAACGACATTCTCGTCAATGGCTGCAACCGCGTCTTCGTCGAGCGTCACGGCGTGCTGGAGCGCACGGCGGTACGCTTCCGCGATGAACGCCACCTGCTGCGGATCATCGACAAGATCGTCTCGCGGGTGGGGCGCCGGATCGACGAGAGCAACCCTTGGGTCGATGCGCGGCTCGAAGACGGCAGCCGCGTGAACGCGATCATCCGGCCCTGTGCGATTGACGGGCCGAGCCTCTCGATCCGCAAGTTCGCGCGCCAACCCTACACGATGGAGCGGCTCGTCGAGACCGGGATGATGACGGGGGCTGCGTCGCGGTTCCTGCACGGGCTGGTGCATGCCCGCAAGAATATCCTGATCTCGGGCGGCACCGGTTCGGGCAAGACGACGCTTTTGAACGCGATCTCGGCCGCCATCGACCCGCGCACGCGGATCGTGACGATCGAGGACGCCGCCGAATTGCAGCTGCAACAAGAGCATGTGGTGCGGCTGGAAACCCGCGCATCCAATCCGAACGGGCAGGGCGCGGTGATCCAGCGCGATCTGGTGAAGAACGCGCTGCGGATGCGTCCCGACCGGATCATCGTCGGCGAGGTGCGCGGCTCGGAAGCCTTCGACATGTTGCAGGCGATGAACACGGGCCATGACGGCTCGATGACCACGGTCCACGCCAATTCCGCGCGCGACGCTCTGGGGCGGATCGAGCAGATGGTGACGATGATCGGCCTCGACATGCCGCTCAACGCGATCCGCTCGCAAATCGCCTCCGGCCTCGACATCGTCGTGCAGATCGCGCGCATGTCCGACGGTCGCCGCCGGGTGCTCTCGATCTCCGAGATCACCGGGCAGGAAGGCAATATCGTGATGATGCAGGACATCTTCACCTTCCGCAAAACCGGCACCTCTGCCGATGGCGTGATCGAGGGCGAGTTCACCGCCACCGGCCTGCGCCCGCGTTGCCTGGAAGACCTGATCGCGGCGGGCGTCGCGGTCGATCCGTCCGATTTCAAGATGCGGGGGAACTGA
- a CDS encoding pilus assembly protein TadG-related protein, translated as MGRIQNSIRRFAREEDGTILVFFGMSLVVVLGLVALSFDLGRLGSTRSELQSFADSVALAAAGELDGNSDAITRADAAAQLIVDSQTFATGSQVLGAANDVTLTYLSALPANDNDATNAVTTDPAKAAFVRVDVDEREVQGVFAAAFTTLGGYDALDGTATAQAVAGLEILACDVTPLMFCVPPGFDAEKDIGQMILLRSGGGGDAAWGPGDFGFLDPNGAKIDDEGPCAKKSGAQLDACLLGAVSKITQCFNQRGVDLEPGQKEGRNAAIFNVRFDMYQSIMNGLSNDPDYAPAPNVIKGIVAADPSAKDGDATKTTGNGKNACIKENEELSPDTVGLPRDDCFMPGATEPCTRFGDGDWSQGRITYMQTNYGIDITAEGATDPFADADTRYDLYLAEIAAAAGGDILSGRAETGLPSCAPAAAPNADRRVLIVAGIDCSAETGTEIKGAATNVPVKEFVKVFLTEPVGEDGSTPPTMDIWGEVIGSASNGDKEKLGTGGMVRDVVQLYR; from the coding sequence ATGGGGCGCATCCAGAACAGCATCCGACGCTTTGCCCGAGAGGAAGACGGGACGATCCTCGTCTTCTTCGGGATGAGCCTCGTGGTGGTGCTCGGTCTGGTCGCGCTCTCATTCGATCTGGGCAGGCTCGGCAGCACCCGCTCGGAACTGCAATCCTTCGCGGATTCGGTGGCGCTGGCGGCGGCGGGCGAGCTTGACGGCAATTCCGACGCGATCACCCGCGCCGATGCGGCTGCCCAACTTATCGTCGATAGCCAGACTTTCGCGACCGGCTCGCAGGTGCTGGGAGCTGCGAACGACGTGACCCTGACCTATCTCAGCGCGCTCCCGGCAAACGACAATGACGCGACAAACGCGGTCACCACCGATCCGGCGAAGGCCGCCTTCGTGCGCGTCGATGTCGATGAGCGCGAAGTCCAAGGTGTCTTCGCCGCCGCTTTCACGACGCTCGGCGGCTATGACGCCCTGGACGGCACGGCCACGGCTCAGGCGGTGGCGGGGCTCGAAATTCTCGCCTGCGATGTCACGCCCTTGATGTTCTGCGTGCCGCCGGGCTTCGATGCGGAAAAGGATATCGGACAGATGATCCTGCTGCGCTCGGGCGGGGGCGGCGATGCCGCTTGGGGACCGGGCGATTTCGGGTTCCTCGATCCGAATGGCGCGAAAATCGATGACGAAGGGCCTTGCGCCAAGAAATCCGGCGCGCAGCTCGACGCCTGCCTGCTCGGCGCGGTCAGCAAGATCACCCAATGCTTCAACCAGCGTGGCGTCGATCTCGAGCCGGGCCAGAAGGAAGGGCGCAACGCGGCGATCTTCAACGTGCGCTTCGACATGTATCAGTCGATCATGAACGGGCTGAGCAACGATCCCGATTACGCGCCCGCGCCCAATGTCATCAAGGGGATCGTCGCCGCCGATCCGAGCGCCAAGGACGGCGATGCCACCAAGACCACCGGCAACGGTAAGAACGCCTGCATCAAGGAAAATGAAGAGCTCTCGCCCGACACGGTGGGTCTGCCGCGTGACGATTGCTTCATGCCGGGCGCGACCGAGCCCTGCACGCGCTTCGGCGATGGCGACTGGTCGCAGGGCCGCATTACCTACATGCAGACGAATTACGGCATCGACATCACGGCAGAGGGCGCGACGGATCCCTTCGCCGACGCCGACACCCGCTATGACCTTTATCTCGCCGAGATCGCGGCGGCGGCTGGAGGCGACATCCTCTCGGGACGCGCCGAGACGGGCCTGCCGAGCTGCGCGCCCGCGGCCGCCCCCAATGCCGACCGCCGCGTGCTGATCGTCGCGGGCATCGATTGCAGTGCCGAGACCGGCACCGAGATCAAGGGCGCGGCCACGAATGTGCCGGTCAAGGAATTCGTCAAAGTCTTCCTCACCGAACCGGTGGGCGAGGACGGATCGACCCCGCCGACGATGGATATCTGGGGCGAAGTGATCGGGTCCGCCAGCAATGGCGACAAAGAGAAGCTGGGCACGGGCGGCATGGTCCGCGACGTCGTCCAGCTATACCGGTGA
- a CDS encoding AAA family ATPase produces MTRRTKPIFLVPEPSARDLAAPAKRRLTFSAEAERLTHARAPDEEGQVIAVARSRGGIGATMLAVNLAHQLAAQGVKKGQAPRRVGLIDLDLQFGMVAGFLDLDPSPALYDMARSGAVPDETFLDQSIQHSKDGLEVLCAPAAFAPLGALGADQVTELITLMQARCDYVVVDLPHALIDWVSPVLARASLMYLVTDLAVPSLQQARRLIDAYHEENLALEIEVVVNHQSRPLMRSRVQQEAAKALDRDLSHWLPDDPRAAKEAAERGVPLARIGRRSALSKAIAGLAKGRLAQSAARMN; encoded by the coding sequence ATGACCCGTAGAACCAAACCGATATTCCTGGTGCCCGAGCCGAGCGCGCGCGACCTTGCCGCGCCCGCCAAGCGCCGGCTGACCTTCTCTGCCGAGGCCGAGCGTCTGACGCATGCGCGGGCGCCCGACGAGGAGGGCCAGGTGATCGCGGTCGCGCGCAGCCGCGGCGGGATCGGGGCCACGATGCTGGCGGTGAACCTCGCCCATCAGCTGGCGGCCCAAGGGGTGAAGAAAGGTCAGGCGCCGCGTCGCGTCGGGCTGATTGACCTCGATCTGCAATTCGGCATGGTTGCGGGCTTCCTCGATCTCGATCCAAGCCCGGCGCTCTACGACATGGCGCGCAGCGGGGCGGTGCCGGACGAGACCTTTCTCGATCAGTCGATCCAGCATTCGAAAGACGGGCTGGAAGTGCTCTGCGCCCCCGCCGCTTTCGCGCCGCTCGGTGCGCTCGGCGCCGATCAGGTCACCGAACTCATCACGCTGATGCAGGCGCGCTGCGATTACGTCGTCGTCGATCTGCCGCATGCGCTGATCGACTGGGTCTCGCCGGTGCTGGCGCGCGCGTCCCTGATGTATCTGGTGACGGATCTCGCGGTGCCCTCGCTGCAGCAGGCACGCCGCCTGATCGATGCCTATCACGAGGAGAACCTCGCGCTGGAGATCGAGGTGGTCGTGAACCATCAAAGCCGTCCGCTGATGCGCTCGCGGGTGCAGCAGGAGGCGGCGAAGGCGCTCGATCGCGATCTGAGTCACTGGTTGCCCGACGACCCGCGTGCCGCCAAGGAGGCTGCCGAACGCGGCGTGCCTCTTGCGCGGATCGGGCGGCGCTCTGCGTTGTCGAAAGCGATTGCCGGTCTGGCGAAGGGGCGGCTCGCACAGAGCGCAGCCCGGATGAATTGA
- the murD gene encoding UDP-N-acetylmuramoyl-L-alanine--D-glutamate ligase: MIPVQGFDGQKVAVLGLGRSGLATAAALRAGGAEPLCWDDSPEGRARAEEAGYSCRDLTRHGAFEEVAALIVSPGIPHLYPKPNQVISAAMEAGVPVDNDIGLFFASWATNDFMRYDQAPRTICVTGSNGKSTTTALIHHILEEAGRPTQMAGNIGRGVLDLEPAENGEVVVLELSSYQTDLARALTPDIAVFTNLSPDHLDRHAGMGGYFAAKRRLFAEGGPDRAVIGVDEPEGVYLANQIMMGRNDDRLIRVSSARKLGDWGWSVYARKGFLSEWRKGKQVASIDLRDVTGLPGAHNHQNACAAYAAVRALGIAPRVIEQAFHSFAGLPHRSQTVAEKRGVRWVNDSKATNTDSAAKALQAFPNIRWIAGGLGKEGGVASLSEHLGAVKKAYFIGHSARDFALELAVEHEICETMEAAVAACARDAEEGDTVLLAPAAASFDQYPNFEKRGDHFAQLVDALPG; this comes from the coding sequence ATGATCCCGGTGCAGGGCTTTGACGGACAGAAGGTGGCGGTGCTCGGGCTCGGACGCTCGGGTCTGGCGACGGCGGCCGCGCTGCGCGCAGGCGGGGCCGAGCCGCTGTGCTGGGATGACAGCCCCGAAGGCCGCGCCCGCGCCGAGGAGGCGGGCTATAGCTGCCGCGACCTGACGCGCCACGGCGCTTTCGAGGAGGTCGCAGCCCTGATCGTCTCGCCCGGTATCCCGCATCTCTATCCCAAGCCCAATCAGGTGATTTCGGCGGCGATGGAGGCGGGCGTACCCGTCGACAACGATATCGGCCTGTTCTTCGCCTCATGGGCGACCAATGATTTCATGCGCTATGATCAGGCGCCGCGCACGATCTGCGTCACCGGCTCGAACGGGAAATCCACGACGACGGCGCTGATCCATCACATTCTGGAAGAGGCCGGGCGACCGACGCAGATGGCGGGAAATATCGGGCGCGGCGTGCTCGATCTGGAGCCTGCCGAGAATGGCGAAGTGGTGGTGCTGGAGCTGTCCTCCTATCAGACCGATCTGGCGCGCGCGCTGACGCCCGACATCGCGGTCTTCACCAATCTCTCGCCCGACCATCTCGACCGCCACGCAGGCATGGGCGGCTATTTCGCGGCCAAGCGTCGTCTTTTCGCCGAAGGCGGCCCGGATCGCGCGGTGATCGGTGTCGACGAGCCCGAGGGCGTCTATCTCGCCAATCAGATCATGATGGGTCGTAACGATGACCGGCTGATCCGGGTCTCCTCGGCACGCAAGCTCGGCGACTGGGGCTGGTCGGTCTACGCGCGCAAAGGGTTCCTCAGCGAATGGCGCAAAGGCAAGCAGGTGGCGTCGATCGACCTGCGTGATGTCACCGGGCTGCCCGGCGCGCATAACCACCAGAACGCCTGCGCGGCCTACGCCGCCGTGCGTGCGCTGGGAATTGCGCCGCGCGTGATCGAGCAGGCGTTCCATTCCTTCGCCGGTCTTCCGCATCGCAGCCAGACGGTCGCGGAGAAGCGTGGGGTGCGCTGGGTCAACGACTCGAAAGCGACCAACACCGACAGCGCCGCGAAGGCGCTTCAGGCCTTCCCGAACATCCGCTGGATCGCGGGCGGTCTGGGCAAGGAGGGAGGGGTGGCCTCGCTGTCCGAACATCTCGGTGCGGTGAAGAAAGCCTATTTCATCGGCCACTCCGCGCGCGATTTCGCGCTGGAACTGGCGGTCGAGCATGAGATTTGCGAGACGATGGAAGCCGCCGTCGCCGCCTGCGCCCGCGACGCCGAAGAGGGCGACACGGTGCTGCTGGCGCCTGCAGCGGCCAGCTTCGACCAATATCCGAATTTCGAGAAACGCGGCGATCATTTCGCGCAGCTCGTGGACGCGCTGCCCGGCTGA